The proteins below are encoded in one region of Methylobacillus flagellatus KT:
- a CDS encoding efflux RND transporter permease subunit, whose amino-acid sequence MTRFFITRPIFASVVSIIIVLAGLAAALQLPIAQYPQIAPPTVMVTATYPGASAETLAKTVAAPIEEQLSGIEGLLYYQSSADSSGTLTITVTFETGTDVDQATFNVSNRVNIATPRLPEDVRRTGLIVQKRSNDILMALMLVSPNKTYDPLYLSNYATINVLDELKRIKGVGDVTVFGTQDYSMRIWLRPDKMAQLGVTTSDIAAAIASQNAQYAAGRIGQDPAPDDQQIVYTVTAKGRLIEPEQFANIIVKANGPRGVLYLKDVARIELGAQNYNIRTTLQGQPGVGIPVFLQTGANALDTAEAIKAKMEELKQRFPEDMDYRIPYDTSDFVKASIGEVVHTLGEAMILVVLVVFLFLQSWRATLIPIIAVPISLIGTFAGLWLFGFSINTLTLFAMVLAIGIVVDDAIVVLENIERLMSQEKLSPLNAAIKSMQQVSGAVVAIVLVLCAVFIPVAFMGGIAGELYRQFAVTVAVSVVISGIVALTLTPALCAILLKHAHGESKFFRPFNRGFDKLTNFYTSVVGVTLRHRIIGACVFVGIIIAGAYLFRTVPTGFVPPEDQGYVVTAAIMPDGASLSRTSKTMENVRKTIAEDPAVASQFVINGFDLIGGGNKTSAATMFVRLKDWDDRTTTAEQIVQRLFGIGMMQPDGMAIAFNPPAIRGLGSSGSMEMYIQSREDTDPIHLSEVVNNFMDALRKEPRLTGINTFFRPTVPQLAIEVDEAKALSLGVPIADVYATLQSTMGTLYVNDFNRSGRTYRVQLQAEPAYRMKPEDIGRVYVRSAGGEMIPMSALSKVKEIIGAEQLERYQGLLAAKVMGGGAYGVSSGDAIKLIEQIANDTLPSGYQLAWTSQAYQEKLTGNAAIFAFSFAIVMVFLILAAQFETWALPLAVIMAVPFALVGALLAVMFRGMPNDIYFQIGLVTLVGLAAKNAILIVEFASQKLEEGLPLKQAAIEAAKLRFRPIVMTSMAFVLGIVPLVVASGAGAAARQSMGTGVFGGMLMATFIATIFIPMFFTWLSSETSKRVHHDDQKETA is encoded by the coding sequence ATGACGAGATTCTTTATCACCAGGCCGATTTTTGCATCGGTCGTATCGATCATTATTGTGCTGGCTGGGTTGGCTGCTGCACTCCAGCTTCCCATCGCACAATATCCGCAAATTGCCCCACCGACAGTCATGGTGACAGCCACTTATCCAGGAGCAAGCGCCGAGACTTTGGCCAAGACTGTGGCTGCGCCGATTGAGGAGCAGTTAAGTGGCATCGAGGGCTTGCTTTATTATCAATCCAGCGCTGATTCCAGCGGCACCTTGACTATTACCGTGACCTTTGAAACTGGAACGGATGTAGATCAGGCGACCTTCAATGTGAGCAACCGTGTCAATATTGCTACGCCACGGTTACCTGAAGATGTGCGCCGGACCGGCTTGATCGTTCAGAAGCGGTCGAATGACATTTTGATGGCATTGATGCTAGTGTCTCCGAACAAGACCTACGATCCGCTCTATCTCAGTAATTATGCAACCATTAATGTGTTGGATGAGTTGAAGCGTATCAAAGGCGTGGGCGATGTGACTGTGTTCGGCACCCAGGATTATTCAATGCGGATATGGTTGCGTCCGGATAAGATGGCGCAATTAGGGGTTACTACCAGTGATATTGCCGCCGCAATTGCTTCTCAGAATGCACAGTATGCCGCAGGCCGGATAGGGCAAGATCCAGCACCAGATGATCAGCAAATTGTTTACACCGTGACCGCGAAAGGCCGTTTGATCGAGCCGGAGCAGTTTGCGAATATTATTGTCAAGGCGAATGGTCCACGCGGTGTACTTTATCTTAAGGATGTCGCTCGGATAGAGCTGGGTGCACAGAATTACAATATCCGGACTACTCTACAAGGCCAACCAGGGGTAGGGATACCGGTGTTCCTGCAGACAGGGGCGAATGCACTGGATACTGCCGAGGCAATTAAAGCCAAGATGGAGGAGCTGAAGCAGCGATTCCCCGAAGATATGGATTATCGTATTCCTTACGATACCAGTGATTTTGTGAAGGCTTCGATCGGTGAGGTAGTGCATACGCTAGGAGAAGCCATGATCTTGGTGGTATTAGTGGTCTTCCTGTTTCTGCAGAGCTGGCGTGCCACTCTCATCCCGATCATTGCAGTGCCGATTTCCTTGATCGGCACGTTTGCCGGATTATGGCTGTTCGGCTTCTCGATCAATACATTGACGCTATTTGCCATGGTGCTGGCGATTGGTATCGTGGTGGATGATGCCATTGTGGTGCTGGAGAATATTGAGCGCCTGATGAGCCAGGAAAAGCTTTCTCCTTTGAATGCAGCCATCAAGTCCATGCAGCAGGTTTCCGGGGCTGTAGTGGCCATCGTACTGGTGTTGTGTGCTGTGTTTATTCCCGTGGCTTTCATGGGAGGTATCGCGGGTGAGCTGTACCGCCAATTTGCGGTAACGGTTGCTGTTTCTGTAGTGATCTCAGGGATTGTCGCATTGACCTTGACGCCTGCACTTTGTGCCATTCTGCTCAAGCATGCGCATGGCGAGTCTAAGTTCTTTCGACCTTTCAATCGTGGTTTTGACAAGCTGACAAACTTTTATACATCTGTAGTCGGAGTGACTCTCCGGCATCGGATCATCGGAGCATGCGTGTTCGTGGGCATCATCATTGCGGGGGCTTATTTGTTCCGCACCGTGCCAACAGGTTTTGTGCCTCCCGAGGATCAGGGATATGTAGTGACGGCTGCGATCATGCCCGATGGTGCAAGCCTTTCGCGCACGAGCAAGACGATGGAAAATGTCCGCAAGACCATTGCCGAAGATCCTGCGGTCGCCAGCCAGTTCGTAATCAATGGCTTCGATTTGATTGGTGGTGGTAATAAAACCAGTGCAGCCACGATGTTTGTGCGACTGAAAGACTGGGATGATAGAACCACGACTGCAGAGCAGATTGTGCAGCGCCTGTTTGGCATCGGCATGATGCAGCCAGATGGCATGGCGATTGCATTCAATCCTCCTGCCATTCGTGGCCTTGGTAGTTCTGGCAGTATGGAAATGTATATTCAGAGCCGCGAAGATACTGACCCTATCCATCTTTCAGAGGTGGTGAATAACTTTATGGACGCCTTGCGCAAAGAGCCGCGTTTGACAGGGATCAATACTTTCTTTCGGCCGACTGTGCCACAGCTCGCGATTGAGGTAGATGAAGCCAAGGCGTTGTCTCTGGGCGTGCCGATTGCTGATGTCTACGCTACATTGCAAAGCACGATGGGCACTTTATATGTGAATGACTTCAATCGTTCTGGCCGGACTTATAGAGTGCAATTGCAAGCGGAGCCGGCATATCGGATGAAGCCTGAGGATATCGGGCGCGTCTATGTCAGGTCTGCCGGAGGGGAAATGATCCCCATGTCGGCGCTGAGCAAGGTGAAGGAAATCATTGGTGCCGAGCAGTTGGAGCGCTACCAGGGCCTGCTGGCGGCCAAGGTGATGGGGGGAGGCGCTTATGGCGTCAGCTCGGGTGATGCGATCAAGCTAATCGAGCAGATTGCCAATGACACCTTGCCTTCTGGATACCAATTGGCCTGGACCAGCCAAGCTTACCAGGAGAAGCTCACAGGCAATGCGGCGATCTTCGCATTCAGTTTTGCCATCGTGATGGTGTTCCTGATTCTGGCGGCGCAGTTTGAAACCTGGGCCTTGCCGCTTGCGGTCATCATGGCTGTACCGTTCGCATTGGTAGGTGCCTTGCTGGCTGTGATGTTCAGGGGCATGCCTAACGACATCTATTTCCAGATCGGCTTGGTCACCCTGGTGGGCTTGGCTGCGAAAAATGCCATTTTGATCGTTGAGTTCGCGAGCCAGAAACTGGAAGAGGGGTTGCCGCTCAAGCAGGCGGCCATCGAAGCAGCAAAGCTGCGCTTCCGCCCGATTGTCATGACATCGATGGCTTTCGTTCTGGGTATTGTGCCTTTGGTGGTTGCTTCAGGTGCAGGTGCTGCGGCTCGCCAATCCATGGGAACCGGTGTTTTTGGCGGAATGCTGATGGCTACATTTATTGCGACAATATTCATTCCGATGTTTTTTACCTGGTTGTCCAGTGAAACCAGTAAACGTGTGCATCACGATGATCAAAAGGAAACAGCATGA
- a CDS encoding efflux RND transporter periplasmic adaptor subunit, translated as MNSVHANAMVMNFGKKVVLAMMVVVTLVSCGKEGQQAGQGEAQALPVTVVELQPATVPISAEAVAQTEGAREVEIRPRVGGILLKRLYEEGAPVKEGQVLFQIDPEPYQIALEQAKAQLAQAQAKVAQTKREAERLKGLLESNSISHREYDNAVSDDDVAKASLLQAQATVREAELNLSYTKVTAPVSGISGRFQFSEGALVSANESLLTTVVQLSPIWVRFSLSDNDIQQLGGPVTEKTVKKITLKLPDGSEYNEAGKLNFAASQIDPALGTQQLRATFANADKKLLPGQFVRAKVVVGEREGVFLVPQSAVMNSQQGRFVYVVDENNHAVVRPVVTGDWIGRDWVILNGLNAGEKVVVDNLIKIRPGAPLQPHPPAEEAALPQGGQQKSAANISRTLA; from the coding sequence ATGAATTCAGTTCATGCCAATGCCATGGTCATGAATTTTGGCAAGAAGGTCGTGCTTGCGATGATGGTGGTCGTTACCTTGGTTTCCTGTGGTAAGGAAGGGCAGCAGGCTGGGCAAGGGGAAGCTCAGGCGTTGCCTGTTACCGTTGTTGAGTTGCAGCCCGCTACCGTTCCTATTTCAGCAGAGGCTGTGGCCCAGACTGAAGGTGCTCGTGAAGTCGAGATCCGGCCACGTGTTGGCGGTATCCTGTTAAAGCGGTTATATGAAGAGGGGGCGCCAGTCAAAGAGGGTCAAGTCTTGTTTCAGATTGATCCAGAGCCATACCAGATTGCGCTAGAGCAGGCGAAAGCTCAGTTGGCGCAAGCCCAGGCAAAGGTTGCGCAGACCAAGCGCGAGGCGGAGCGGTTGAAAGGATTGCTGGAGTCTAATTCCATTAGTCATCGGGAATACGATAATGCCGTCTCTGATGACGATGTAGCCAAGGCATCACTGCTTCAGGCTCAGGCGACTGTACGGGAAGCTGAGCTCAATCTATCCTATACGAAGGTGACAGCCCCTGTCAGTGGTATTTCGGGCCGCTTCCAGTTCTCGGAAGGGGCGCTTGTTTCCGCCAATGAAAGTTTGTTAACTACTGTTGTGCAATTGTCCCCTATCTGGGTGCGTTTCAGCCTGTCCGATAATGACATTCAGCAGCTCGGTGGCCCCGTTACCGAAAAAACGGTGAAAAAAATTACTTTGAAGCTTCCGGACGGTTCCGAATATAACGAGGCTGGCAAGCTCAATTTCGCGGCAAGCCAGATCGATCCTGCGCTTGGTACGCAGCAATTACGGGCGACCTTCGCTAATGCAGATAAAAAATTGCTGCCCGGCCAGTTTGTTCGCGCCAAGGTCGTGGTCGGGGAGCGCGAGGGCGTTTTCCTTGTGCCTCAGTCGGCAGTAATGAATTCGCAGCAAGGCAGGTTTGTTTATGTAGTGGATGAAAATAACCATGCTGTGGTGCGACCCGTGGTGACCGGGGATTGGATAGGTCGTGACTGGGTGATTCTCAATGGCTTGAATGCTGGCGAGAAGGTAGTGGTTGATAACCTAATCAAGATTCGTCCCGGTGCGCCTTTGCAGCCGCACCCTCCTGCCGAAGAAGCTGCCCTTCCTCAGGGAGGGCAGCAGAAGTCCGCAGCCAATATCAGTCGCACATTGGCCTAA
- the hflX gene encoding GTPase HflX, which yields MFDRPVGGDASVLVSVDFGDPGYEESLQELRQLVVSAGMSIAGTVEARRPKPDPKFFVGSGKADELLAVVKTTDAKVAVFNHDLSPSQQRNLERLLEVRVVDRTGLILDIFALRAQSHEGKLQVELAQLEHLSTRLVRGWTHLERQKGGIGVRGGPGETQLELDRRMLRIRVKQLREKLAKLKQQRGMQRRARRRSQVLSVSLVGYTNAGKSTLFNRLTQSGVYAADQLFATLDTTSRKLYIPDGGPVVMSDTVGFIKHLPHALVEAFGATLEEAVQADLLLHIVDVASDSRDEQVEQVNLVLSEIGAQDVPQVLVLNQIDRVGIPPGLDRDEYGRISKVRVSAKTGEGLDLLRQALLEHQQGLQDQLTQSYQNA from the coding sequence ATGTTTGATCGGCCAGTCGGTGGAGATGCTTCCGTACTGGTAAGCGTGGATTTTGGCGATCCTGGGTATGAGGAAAGCCTGCAAGAGTTGCGACAGCTCGTTGTCAGCGCTGGTATGTCGATTGCCGGGACGGTGGAAGCACGCCGTCCCAAACCTGATCCCAAGTTTTTTGTCGGTAGCGGCAAGGCGGATGAGTTGCTAGCCGTAGTGAAGACTACCGATGCCAAGGTCGCAGTATTCAACCATGATCTCAGCCCTTCACAGCAGCGTAATCTTGAGCGGTTGCTGGAAGTACGTGTCGTCGACAGGACGGGGCTGATCCTCGATATCTTTGCACTCCGTGCACAAAGCCATGAAGGCAAGCTGCAGGTGGAGCTTGCCCAGCTGGAGCACTTGTCTACGCGATTGGTGCGTGGTTGGACCCATCTTGAGCGTCAAAAGGGCGGCATTGGGGTGCGTGGAGGCCCCGGCGAAACCCAGCTTGAGCTGGACAGGCGCATGTTGCGTATACGCGTCAAGCAATTGCGCGAGAAGCTCGCCAAGCTCAAGCAACAGCGTGGCATGCAGCGTCGTGCCCGTCGGCGTTCCCAGGTTCTTTCAGTCTCTCTGGTCGGTTATACCAATGCCGGTAAATCCACTTTATTCAATAGGTTGACTCAATCCGGTGTCTATGCGGCTGACCAGTTGTTCGCTACCCTGGATACCACCTCCCGTAAACTCTACATTCCTGACGGCGGTCCGGTCGTGATGTCGGATACAGTAGGGTTTATCAAGCATTTGCCTCATGCGCTAGTCGAGGCGTTCGGTGCGACGCTGGAGGAGGCGGTGCAGGCTGACTTACTTCTCCATATCGTCGATGTGGCTAGCGATAGTCGCGATGAGCAAGTTGAGCAAGTTAATCTTGTCCTGTCCGAGATTGGCGCCCAAGATGTTCCGCAGGTGCTGGTGTTGAATCAGATTGATCGTGTTGGAATCCCGCCCGGGCTTGATCGCGACGAATATGGTAGAATTTCGAAAGTGCGTGTTTCTGCCAAGACAGGAGAAGGGCTTGACCTCTTACGTCAAGCTTTGCTTGAACATCAGCAAGGGTTGCAAGATCAGTTGACGCAATCCTATCAAAACGCATAA
- a CDS encoding efflux transporter outer membrane subunit yields the protein MMLRHKLIYAAVALALTGCMVGPDYHRPATKLPASFSAAEATPASEQASLDLDAWWESFEDPVLNDLMKKAFADNVDIAKAVARIEEADAALREAGAALFPQIDMTGNAIRQKVTETGAFPIFPGVPVIRETYNLQLGTSFELDFWGRLRRAREAARAQALATYFAKDTVSLSLSGLVASNYLLLRSLEAQIAVSRETLKSREESLALTKRRLDGGVASILDVHQAEVSHSNLVAQLADLVRQREVIQHQLAVLTGDLELNVPVSGDIHQLPSPPVPPAGLPSTLLEARPDIREAEQALISENAQIGVAKAALFPSITLTANYGGESANLNRLLESPSRVWTTGLGLNLPIFNAGRLSARVDQATARQKQALSTYQSSIQTAFKEVKDALVAVRQSREREEALKVSQESAKKALEVSENRYKSGYSAYLDVLDSQRVYNDAVLAFIQSRQARLTATVDLFKALGGGWKTAQYEQPDRHASK from the coding sequence ATGATGTTGCGTCATAAACTGATTTATGCTGCCGTTGCCTTGGCTTTGACCGGTTGCATGGTAGGGCCGGATTACCATCGGCCAGCGACGAAACTGCCAGCCAGTTTTAGTGCTGCTGAAGCTACGCCGGCTTCCGAACAGGCTTCATTAGACCTGGATGCTTGGTGGGAGAGTTTTGAGGATCCGGTGTTGAATGACCTCATGAAAAAGGCATTTGCGGATAATGTCGATATTGCGAAAGCGGTAGCTCGTATAGAGGAGGCTGATGCCGCCTTGCGGGAAGCGGGTGCTGCCTTGTTTCCCCAGATCGACATGACAGGAAATGCAATTCGCCAGAAAGTGACCGAAACCGGGGCCTTCCCGATCTTTCCAGGGGTTCCTGTCATTCGTGAAACATACAACCTGCAGCTGGGCACATCGTTCGAATTGGATTTCTGGGGAAGGCTACGCCGTGCGCGTGAAGCTGCACGTGCCCAGGCATTGGCAACTTATTTTGCCAAGGATACAGTGAGCCTTTCGCTTTCAGGTCTGGTCGCCAGCAATTACCTGCTGTTGCGCAGCTTGGAAGCCCAGATTGCTGTGTCGAGGGAAACGCTGAAAAGCCGGGAGGAAAGCCTGGCGTTGACCAAGCGTCGTCTTGATGGCGGTGTAGCTTCCATCCTGGATGTGCATCAGGCCGAAGTTTCCCACTCCAATCTGGTGGCGCAGCTGGCCGACCTTGTGCGGCAGCGTGAAGTGATTCAACATCAGCTTGCTGTCTTGACTGGGGATTTGGAGCTCAATGTGCCGGTAAGCGGTGATATCCATCAGTTGCCGAGTCCGCCTGTGCCACCTGCAGGGCTCCCGTCTACCTTGCTGGAGGCACGTCCTGACATCCGCGAGGCAGAGCAGGCGCTGATTTCGGAGAACGCGCAGATTGGTGTTGCGAAAGCTGCATTGTTTCCTAGCATTACCTTGACCGCAAATTATGGAGGAGAGAGTGCCAATTTGAACCGGCTGCTGGAATCTCCTTCGCGGGTATGGACAACGGGGCTCGGCCTGAATCTACCAATTTTCAACGCAGGCCGTTTGTCTGCGCGAGTGGATCAGGCGACAGCCAGACAAAAGCAAGCTTTGTCGACTTATCAGAGTTCTATCCAGACAGCATTCAAGGAGGTAAAGGATGCGTTAGTGGCGGTCCGCCAGAGTCGAGAGCGCGAAGAAGCTCTGAAGGTCAGCCAGGAGTCGGCAAAGAAGGCGTTGGAGGTTTCCGAGAATCGCTATAAATCAGGGTATTCGGCCTATCTTGACGTCTTGGATTCGCAACGTGTCTACAATGATGCGGTACTTGCGTTCATCCAGAGTCGCCAGGCACGCTTGACGGCAACAGTTGACCTGTTCAAGGCGCTGGGTGGTGGGTGGAAGACTGCACAGTATGAGCAGCCTGACAGGCACGCGAGCAAATAG
- the rimO gene encoding 30S ribosomal protein S12 methylthiotransferase RimO, with the protein MSLQSPKVGFVSLGCPKASSDSERILTQLRAEGYAISGSYDDADLVVVNTCGFIDSAVEESLDAIGEALAENGKVIVTGCLGAKSDVVKAAHPGVLAVTGPHALEEVMTAVHANLPKLHDPYTDLVPPQGIRLTPQHYAYLKISEGCNHRCSFCIIPSMRGDLVSRSIGDVMTEAENLVNAGVAELLVISQDTSAYGVDVKYRTGFWNGRPVKTRMTELARALGSLGVWVRMHYVYPYPHVDEIIPLMADGLILPYLDVPLQHASPRILKAMKRPASSENNLARINAWREICPDITIRSTFIVGFPGETDEDFECLLEFLQEAQLDRVGCFAYSAVDGAAANALDNPVPEPLKQERLARFMEVQESISAEKQRRKIGRIETVLIDDIDGDQAIGRTAADAPEIDGVVYLSGADGLQPGDLVEAQIVNSDGHDLWAAPPARD; encoded by the coding sequence ATGAGTTTGCAAAGTCCCAAGGTTGGTTTTGTGTCACTGGGTTGTCCCAAGGCGTCTTCCGATTCCGAACGTATCCTGACTCAGCTGCGCGCTGAAGGCTATGCCATTTCTGGCAGCTATGACGACGCGGATCTCGTTGTTGTGAATACTTGTGGGTTCATCGATAGTGCGGTGGAAGAGTCTTTGGACGCCATCGGCGAAGCGTTGGCTGAAAATGGCAAGGTCATCGTGACAGGATGCCTTGGCGCGAAAAGTGATGTCGTCAAGGCTGCGCATCCAGGTGTGCTCGCTGTGACTGGACCGCATGCCTTGGAAGAGGTGATGACGGCCGTGCATGCCAATTTGCCCAAGCTGCATGACCCTTATACTGACCTGGTGCCGCCGCAGGGGATACGCTTGACTCCGCAGCATTATGCCTACCTGAAGATTTCAGAGGGGTGTAATCATCGATGTAGTTTTTGCATCATTCCTTCCATGCGTGGCGACCTGGTCAGCCGATCAATTGGCGATGTCATGACAGAGGCAGAAAACCTCGTGAACGCCGGTGTTGCAGAGTTATTGGTCATTTCGCAGGATACAAGCGCTTATGGTGTTGATGTCAAATACCGAACAGGCTTCTGGAATGGGCGCCCGGTTAAGACGCGCATGACGGAGCTGGCGCGTGCGCTTGGTAGCTTGGGTGTCTGGGTACGCATGCATTATGTCTACCCTTATCCGCATGTAGATGAAATCATCCCATTGATGGCGGATGGCTTGATATTGCCTTACCTTGATGTCCCTTTGCAGCATGCCAGCCCGCGCATTCTCAAGGCCATGAAGCGCCCGGCCAGCAGTGAGAACAATTTGGCGCGGATCAATGCGTGGAGAGAAATTTGCCCCGATATCACGATTCGTAGCACCTTTATCGTCGGTTTTCCCGGTGAGACCGATGAGGATTTTGAATGTCTGCTCGAATTCCTGCAGGAAGCTCAGTTGGATCGGGTTGGATGTTTTGCTTATTCTGCAGTGGATGGCGCGGCAGCAAATGCCCTAGACAATCCTGTGCCGGAGCCGTTGAAACAGGAACGCCTGGCGCGCTTTATGGAGGTGCAGGAAAGCATCAGCGCTGAAAAGCAAAGGCGCAAGATTGGTCGTATTGAAACAGTTCTGATTGATGACATAGATGGCGATCAGGCGATCGGACGTACCGCAGCGGATGCGCCTGAGATTGATGGGGTCGTGTATCTGTCAGGTGCGGATGGTTTGCAGCCGGGAGATCTGGTGGAGGCTCAGATCGTCAATTCTGACGGTCACGATTTATGGGCCGCGCCGCCAGCAAGAGATTAA
- the hfq gene encoding RNA chaperone Hfq produces MSVKGQMLQDPFLNTLRKEHVPVSIYLVNGIKLQGQVDSFDQYVILLKNTVTQMVYKHAISTIVPGRAVSIPHGPTPTSES; encoded by the coding sequence ATGAGCGTTAAAGGGCAGATGTTACAAGACCCCTTTCTGAATACATTGCGCAAGGAGCACGTGCCTGTTTCGATTTATCTCGTCAACGGGATCAAATTGCAGGGGCAGGTGGATTCCTTTGATCAATATGTCATCCTGCTCAAGAATACCGTCACCCAGATGGTATATAAGCATGCTATTTCCACCATTGTGCCAGGCCGTGCGGTTTCCATTCCCCACGGGCCCACTCCTACGTCCGAAAGTTAA
- a CDS encoding TetR family transcriptional regulator, with amino-acid sequence MARKTKEDAELTRQRIITAAREVFAKRGVSHTTMEHIATHAQVTRGAVYWHFANKLELFQAMRDQAMLPFIDQLDAAALDNQSEDPLASIEHFFCNTIKTLEKDASTRQTYEIMMAKCEYVGEFNDVLQQLLITCQGFIDKIQLLYKKAQQKGLIHPDLDPAALAMDTQLFFGGVLNMWIKDNSGLGYRSKAIDFIKQHIQFRRMTQPRR; translated from the coding sequence ATGGCACGCAAAACCAAGGAAGACGCCGAACTCACCCGCCAGCGCATCATCACTGCTGCGCGTGAAGTATTTGCTAAACGAGGGGTCAGCCATACCACCATGGAGCATATTGCCACGCATGCGCAAGTTACCCGTGGTGCCGTTTATTGGCATTTCGCCAATAAACTAGAGTTGTTCCAGGCCATGCGCGACCAAGCCATGCTGCCCTTTATCGATCAATTGGATGCTGCGGCATTAGATAACCAATCAGAAGACCCCTTAGCATCCATAGAGCATTTTTTCTGCAATACGATAAAAACGCTGGAAAAAGACGCCTCGACCCGACAAACCTATGAAATCATGATGGCGAAGTGTGAATATGTTGGCGAATTCAACGACGTACTACAGCAGCTTCTCATCACTTGCCAAGGCTTCATAGACAAAATCCAGCTACTGTACAAAAAAGCTCAGCAAAAAGGATTAATCCATCCAGACCTTGATCCTGCCGCATTAGCAATGGATACTCAACTGTTTTTTGGCGGCGTCCTTAATATGTGGATCAAGGACAATTCGGGTTTAGGATATCGATCAAAGGCCATAGATTTCATAAAGCAACACATTCAGTTTCGCAGAATGACGCAACCCCGCCGTTGA
- the gltX gene encoding glutamate--tRNA ligase, with product MTVRTRFAPSPTGFLHIGGARTALFSWAYARKHAGSFILRIEDTDVARSTPEAVQAILDGMRWLGLDWDEGPFYQMQRMDRYKVVIGKLLDEGHAYHCYCSREELDALREQQMREGKKPRYDGRWRPESGKVLPAIPADIPPVVRFKNPRAGNVVWNDLVKGEISIANEELDDLIIARADGTPTYNFCVVVDDWDMGITHVIRGDDHVNNTPRQINLLQALGATIPQYAHLSMILGDDGQKLSKRHGAVSVMQYHEDGYLPEAVLNYLARLGWSHGDDEIFTMSQFCEWFGFDHITPSAAQFNTEKLNWLNAHYIKQAELGRLAVDIAKRLADAGIQVSDRVDLQGVIALYRDRASTLNQIAGSIAYFYRRPNIEASLLEKYLTPEILPVLTALLEELKDIEWTREKLHEVIQGAVTQNALKFPKVAMPLRVMLTGSDQSPSIDAVMVLLGQEESLARMRSVLQVNV from the coding sequence ATGACAGTTCGTACCCGTTTTGCTCCCAGTCCTACCGGTTTCCTGCATATTGGAGGCGCCCGCACTGCCTTGTTTTCATGGGCTTATGCCCGCAAGCATGCTGGATCTTTTATTTTGAGAATTGAAGATACCGATGTGGCGCGCTCGACACCGGAAGCCGTGCAAGCCATTCTGGATGGTATGCGCTGGTTGGGGTTGGACTGGGATGAGGGCCCGTTTTACCAAATGCAGCGCATGGATCGCTATAAGGTGGTGATCGGAAAACTGCTGGATGAAGGTCATGCCTATCATTGCTACTGTAGCCGCGAGGAGCTGGATGCATTGCGCGAGCAGCAAATGCGGGAAGGCAAGAAGCCCCGCTATGATGGGCGGTGGCGTCCTGAGTCGGGCAAAGTGTTGCCCGCTATACCGGCGGATATTCCTCCTGTCGTACGCTTCAAGAATCCGCGCGCAGGCAATGTCGTCTGGAATGACTTGGTCAAGGGGGAGATCAGCATTGCGAACGAAGAGTTGGACGACCTGATCATTGCGCGGGCAGATGGTACACCTACCTATAATTTCTGCGTTGTGGTCGACGACTGGGACATGGGCATTACCCATGTCATCCGCGGAGATGACCATGTCAATAACACGCCACGCCAGATCAACTTGCTGCAGGCTCTTGGGGCGACCATCCCCCAATATGCCCATCTTTCCATGATTCTCGGAGATGACGGACAGAAACTGTCCAAGCGCCATGGCGCCGTCAGCGTCATGCAATATCATGAAGATGGGTATTTGCCGGAAGCAGTGCTGAATTATCTGGCCCGTCTCGGGTGGTCTCATGGAGACGACGAAATATTCACCATGAGCCAATTCTGTGAATGGTTCGGGTTCGACCATATCACACCTTCTGCAGCCCAATTCAATACAGAAAAGCTCAATTGGCTCAATGCCCACTACATTAAACAGGCGGAGCTAGGGCGTTTGGCAGTGGATATTGCCAAGCGTCTGGCCGATGCCGGCATTCAAGTAAGTGATCGTGTGGATTTGCAGGGAGTGATTGCGCTGTACCGTGATCGCGCCAGTACGCTCAACCAGATTGCAGGCAGTATTGCCTATTTCTACCGTAGGCCCAATATTGAAGCTTCACTGCTGGAAAAATATTTGACTCCTGAGATATTGCCCGTCCTGACTGCCTTGTTAGAGGAGTTGAAGGACATAGAGTGGACGCGGGAAAAACTTCATGAGGTCATTCAGGGGGCTGTTACCCAAAACGCGCTCAAGTTTCCCAAGGTGGCAATGCCATTGCGGGTGATGCTGACCGGCAGTGACCAGTCGCCCAGTATTGATGCTGTGATGGTGCTGTTGGGACAGGAGGAGAGCTTGGCAAGAATGCGATCCGTATTGCAAGTTAACGTATGA